Proteins encoded together in one Benincasa hispida cultivar B227 chromosome 1, ASM972705v1, whole genome shotgun sequence window:
- the LOC120083199 gene encoding peroxisomal (S)-2-hydroxy-acid oxidase GLO4-like isoform X2: MSTEPVNVDDFKELARQALPKMYYDYYAGGAEDQHTLRQNMQAFYRIMIQPRILVDVSKIDMSTTILGYRISAPIMVAPTGAHKLAYYEGELATARAAAAAKTIMVLSYASSYSMEEVATSCNAIRFFQLYVFKRREISTLLVQRAERFGYKAIVLTADTPRLGRREADIKNKMITPPLKNLEGLLSVKIEVDSDKGSLLESFVNEAFDSSLCWKDIAWLKSITSLPVLVKGILTHEDAIKAVEVGVDGIIVSNHGARQLDFSPPTISVVEEVVHAVKGKVPVLLDGGVRRGTDVFKALALGAQAVLVSSIPPTFNGPLRLCNGWETSYIWASCKGRRGSKNSTGNAEE; the protein is encoded by the exons ATGTCAACTGAACCAGTGAATGTGGATGACTTCAAAGAATTGGCTAGGCAAGCACTTCCAAAAATGTATTACGATTACTATGCAGGAGGAGCTGAGGACCAGCACACACTTAGACAGAACATGCAAGCTTTCTATAGAATCAT GATTCAACCTCGAATTCTTGTCGATGTGAGTAAAATCGATATGTCCACGACGATCTTGGGCTATCGTATCTCTGCACCTATCATGGTTGCTCCAACCGGTGCACATAAGTTGGCATACTACGAAG GAGAGCTAGCCACAGCCAGGGCAGCAGCTGCTGCAAAAACTATAATG GTTCTATCCTATGCCTCCTCCTACTCAATGGAGGAAGTTGCCACTAGCTGCAATGCTATCCGtttctttcaattatat GTTTTCAAAAGGCGCGAGATCTCAACTCTGCTAGTACAGAGAGCTGAGAGATTTGGATACAAGGCCATTGTCCTGACTGCTGATACTCCTCGACTTGGTAGAAGGGAGGCTGACATAAAGAACAA GATGATTACGCCTCCACTGAAGAACCTTGAAGGCTTGTTGTCTGTTAAAATTGAAGTTGACTCT GATAAAGGTTCGTTATTAGAGTCTTTTGTTAACGAGGCCTTTGACTCATCCCTTTGTTGGAAA GATATAGCATGGCTGAAATCAATTACTAGTTTACCAGTTCTGGTAAAGGGAATTCTCACTCATGAAGATG CAATTAAGGCTGTGGAAGTAGGTGTTGATGGAATTATTGTCTCCAATCATGGAGCCCGGCAACTAGATTTTTCTCCTCCCACCATTTCTGTCGTTGAAGAG GTTGTTCATGCTGTCAAGGGTAAAGTTCCTGTGCTGTTAGATGGAGGTGTGCGGCGAGGAACAGATGTATTTAAGGCATTAGCCCTCGGAGCTCAGGCAGTCCTTGTAAGCTCTATTCCTCCAACTTTCAATGGGCCTCTTAGGCTATGTAATG GTTGGGAGACCAGTTATATATGGGCTAGCTG